In a single window of the Trichocoleus sp. genome:
- a CDS encoding GUN4 domain-containing protein gives MTNISRYFQILEVEQGVSQEEIKQAYRDLAKVWHPDRFSDDPRLQKKAEGKLKQINAAYEFLKSYQPQSTQAKTQSTHEQPAQQGRSRATTERPVEITVDCERLKNLLNLGKWKEADVETTSLLLGIAHRQREGWLRPEDVKFLPYQDLILIDHLWLEKSNGRFGFSAQKQIWHKLSCKSSMSISTQTISEKRFGQAVQWHTASSWLLKWDNFSHSTQLPQGSLPRDYIFAMSGWWNYSKGATGYLIWNFDNLFLKL, from the coding sequence ATGACAAATATCTCACGCTATTTTCAAATTCTTGAGGTTGAGCAAGGTGTTTCTCAGGAAGAAATTAAGCAAGCCTACAGGGACTTGGCTAAGGTGTGGCATCCTGATCGCTTCTCCGACGACCCAAGATTACAGAAAAAAGCAGAGGGGAAACTAAAGCAGATTAATGCTGCTTACGAGTTCCTTAAATCCTATCAGCCTCAAAGCACCCAAGCCAAAACTCAATCTACTCATGAACAACCTGCTCAACAAGGCAGGAGCAGGGCTACGACTGAGCGACCCGTTGAAATCACAGTAGACTGCGAAAGACTCAAGAATCTACTGAACCTGGGAAAGTGGAAGGAGGCAGATGTTGAGACTACATCACTCTTACTGGGAATAGCACATAGACAACGAGAAGGTTGGTTACGCCCAGAAGATGTTAAATTTTTGCCTTACCAAGATCTAATTCTTATCGATCACCTGTGGCTTGAGAAAAGTAACGGCCGCTTTGGATTTAGTGCTCAAAAGCAGATTTGGCATAAACTCAGTTGCAAATCATCCATGAGCATCAGTACTCAAACAATCAGTGAGAAGAGATTTGGTCAGGCTGTCCAATGGCATACTGCCAGTTCTTGGCTGCTCAAGTGGGATAATTTCAGCCACAGTACTCAACTTCCTCAAGGTAGCTTGCCACGCGACTACATTTTTGCAATGAGCGGTTGGTGGAACTACTCTAAGGGAGCAACAGGTTATCTCATTTGGAACTTTGATAACCTCTTTCTCAAACTTTAG
- a CDS encoding GTPase, whose amino-acid sequence MTEDFNFEASVKDALREAFKERGNVNILIAGATGVGKSTLINAIFQGKMADTGQGRPVTPNTREIKKDGIPLSIFDTRGLEMADFAATMNELRTLVTDRARDIDPKKHIHVAWICILEDSRRVQPAEEELVRMLADHMPVVAVITKIRSQKSDKGFRAEVQKLLPLAKNVVRVRALPEEDDDGNIKPAIGLKELVDLTMQLVPEGQKRAFVAAQKIDIELKKTQSHTIVATAAASAAGIAAVPIPFSDAVAIVPIQVGMLAGISATFGLSIDESFLSTVIGSIVVGAGGTFAGRAIVSGLLKFIPGVGSVLGGAIAATTAAALTTAFGEAYIAALDMLFVKNEGEPPTPNEVAEAFKRKYQSLSL is encoded by the coding sequence ATGACAGAAGATTTTAACTTTGAAGCTTCAGTAAAAGATGCTCTTCGTGAAGCATTCAAAGAACGTGGCAATGTCAACATCCTAATTGCTGGAGCTACTGGTGTTGGGAAAAGCACCCTGATCAATGCAATATTTCAGGGCAAGATGGCTGATACTGGTCAGGGTCGTCCAGTCACTCCCAACACGCGAGAGATTAAGAAGGATGGTATTCCACTTTCTATTTTTGATACTCGTGGCCTTGAAATGGCTGATTTCGCTGCCACAATGAATGAATTACGAACCCTGGTAACTGACCGCGCTAGAGACATTGACCCTAAAAAGCACATCCATGTTGCCTGGATTTGTATCCTTGAGGATTCACGCCGAGTACAGCCAGCAGAAGAGGAATTGGTTAGAATGCTGGCAGACCATATGCCTGTTGTTGCTGTCATTACTAAAATACGATCGCAAAAGTCTGACAAAGGATTTCGTGCTGAAGTTCAAAAGCTACTGCCACTAGCGAAAAATGTAGTTCGTGTTCGAGCACTTCCTGAAGAAGATGATGATGGCAATATTAAACCTGCAATTGGGCTGAAGGAACTTGTGGATTTAACAATGCAGCTAGTACCTGAAGGTCAAAAAAGGGCTTTCGTTGCTGCTCAAAAAATAGATATTGAATTAAAAAAAACACAATCCCACACCATAGTAGCTACAGCAGCAGCTAGTGCAGCAGGAATTGCAGCAGTGCCAATTCCCTTCTCTGATGCGGTAGCTATCGTACCTATTCAAGTTGGCATGCTTGCTGGGATCTCTGCAACTTTTGGCTTGTCAATTGATGAGAGCTTTCTTAGTACAGTGATAGGTAGTATTGTCGTTGGGGCAGGTGGCACATTTGCAGGACGAGCCATTGTATCAGGGCTGCTGAAGTTTATTCCTGGAGTTGGCTCAGTGCTTGGGGGCGCGATCGCAGCAACTACAGCAGCAGCACTTACAACTGCCTTTGGTGAGGCGTACATTGCTGCATTAGACATGTTATTCGTTAAGAACGAAGGTGAACCTCCTACACCCAATGAAGTTGCAGAAGCTTTCAAGAGGAAGTATCAAAGTTTGTCACTGTAG
- a CDS encoding GIY-YIG nuclease family protein, producing MSKKYWHVIYVDRDPSDPYKGWGWVEVTTEDSKRFSIPTGYPDTYREFCKSLSERLKLPNSGNLPSRGKAGAKKFTLNIGGERITIRAQKSLTIQAVSAWIKTWASLDAKLITPGSRVHSLDGDKLAHEAHFVYFILNEDSNAVKIGRAKDMHKRMKALQTSSPAKLKLLKSVQVEGRKEAEQLEQSLHKQFSEIRLAGEWFKAEANLLNYVNQL from the coding sequence ATGAGCAAGAAATACTGGCACGTTATTTATGTTGACAGAGATCCAAGCGACCCTTACAAGGGGTGGGGATGGGTAGAGGTCACAACAGAGGATAGTAAAAGATTCAGCATTCCTACTGGATATCCAGACACATACCGAGAATTCTGTAAATCTCTATCTGAGCGACTCAAGCTTCCCAATAGTGGAAATCTTCCATCTAGAGGTAAAGCTGGTGCGAAGAAATTCACACTTAATATTGGTGGAGAGCGGATTACGATAAGAGCACAAAAATCGCTAACGATTCAAGCAGTGTCTGCATGGATCAAGACCTGGGCAAGCCTAGATGCTAAACTCATTACTCCTGGCAGCAGAGTACATTCCCTTGATGGCGACAAGCTAGCTCATGAGGCTCATTTTGTTTACTTCATTCTTAATGAAGATAGCAACGCGGTCAAAATAGGACGAGCTAAAGACATGCACAAGAGAATGAAAGCGCTTCAAACTTCTAGCCCAGCTAAGCTGAAACTTCTCAAATCAGTGCAAGTTGAAGGCAGAAAAGAAGCCGAGCAACTAGAACAATCATTGCATAAACAGTTTAGCGAAATTAGGTTAGCTGGAGAATGGTTCAAGGCTGAAGCAAATCTCCTAAATTACGTCAACCAATTGTGA
- a CDS encoding EcsC family protein, producing the protein MASARANDDNSNLVKATLEWIADAGINGLGVLPSAEQVAADHLSKASSVEAAIDSVIGWRTTYAVGTGFVTGLGGIAAMPITIPAGLAASYALGANTAAAVAYLRGYDIQSEQVRTMVLLCLIGEAGEEILKTAGITIGTKLFQNLIKQIPGKVLIEINKQIGFRLITKAGEKGVVNLMKMVPLVGGVVGGTFDGMFVNSCGKTAKTIFALVKDR; encoded by the coding sequence ATGGCTTCAGCTAGGGCAAATGACGATAACAGCAATCTTGTTAAGGCAACTCTTGAGTGGATTGCTGATGCAGGAATTAACGGCTTAGGAGTTTTACCATCCGCAGAGCAAGTTGCAGCAGATCATTTAAGTAAAGCCTCTAGTGTTGAAGCCGCGATTGACTCAGTTATTGGATGGAGAACCACGTATGCTGTTGGTACAGGCTTTGTTACAGGACTAGGTGGTATTGCAGCTATGCCTATTACTATTCCAGCAGGTTTGGCTGCATCCTATGCACTCGGAGCAAATACTGCAGCGGCAGTAGCTTACCTACGTGGATATGACATTCAATCTGAACAAGTGAGAACAATGGTTCTGCTATGTCTAATTGGTGAAGCAGGCGAGGAGATTCTTAAAACTGCAGGCATCACGATCGGCACTAAGTTATTTCAAAACCTGATTAAGCAGATACCTGGTAAGGTTTTGATTGAGATCAATAAGCAAATAGGGTTTCGACTCATTACTAAGGCTGGAGAGAAGGGTGTAGTCAACCTTATGAAAATGGTTCCTCTAGTGGGAGGAGTTGTTGGGGGTACATTTGATGGGATGTTTGTAAATAGTTGTGGAAAAACTGCAAAAACAATTTTTGCCTTAGTAAAAGACAGATAG